One genomic segment of Manis javanica isolate MJ-LG chromosome 7, MJ_LKY, whole genome shotgun sequence includes these proteins:
- the LOC118972697 gene encoding protein DEPP-like has translation MSSRLLLSEAHLPTIRETSEEMLPGGIGQGPPASPSLDDYIRSICQLAQPTSVLSVATARGLCGSLGDITTYLRGQQPALHGAGTSDPLHWLFGESQQRWPSRRELPRTTGPSAESRGPCGQMDSSKAGEASRGSPCDARLSRHFLARPSREWQQGSLTPRQSGRAAASPTRSCPSSVLRTLYLLLPVIHEL, from the coding sequence ATGAGTTCTCGGCTGCTGCTTTCAGAGGCCCACCTGCCCACAATTCGGGAGACCTCGGAGGAGATGCTGCCTGGGGGGATTGGGCAGGGACCCCCGGCCTCTCCCAGCCTGGATGACTACATCAGGTCCATCTGTCAGCTGGCACAGCCCACCTCAGTGCTGAGTGTGGCCACAGCCAGGGGTCTATGCGGGTCCCTAGGGGACATCACCACCTACCTCAGGGGCCAGCAGCCTGCACTGCATGGGGCTGGTACTTCTGACCCCCTGCACTGGCTGTTCGGGGAGTCCCAGCAAAGGTGGCCAAGTAGGAGGGAACTGCCCAGGACGACTGGCCCCTCTGCTGAGTCCAGGGGCCCATGTGGACAGATGGACAGTAGCAAGGCTGGGGAGGCCTCCAGAGGGAGTCCCTGTGACGCCAGATTGTCCAGGCACTTTCTGGCAAGACCATCGAGGGAATGGCAGCAGGGCTCCCTGACTCCCAGGCAGTCTGGTCGGGCTGCAGCCTCCCCCACAAGGTCCTGCCCCAGCAGCGTCCTCAGAACTCTCTACCTGCTCCTCCCAGTGATCCACGAACTCTGA